TACACCATCTCTGGCGTCTTGACAGCATTTTCCCCCCACCGATAGGGGATACCAATAAAAAAGCCCGAGGCCAAGGCCCGGGCGGGTGATGGGGACGACACCAGCAAACCAAGCTCTTCGGGCTCGGGCAAGGGGGGGCAGCCGCTGACCGGAGCGTCCCTGCGGGGGCTTGACGCCCGGGGTGATCGATCTCAGACGTCGCGCTTCAACCGTCCCCGTCCTTCTTGCGGGAGCCCTTGCCCTCCAGCAACTCCAGCAGGGCCTCCATCTGGGCCATCACACCCCGCACCTCGCCGGCCTCGGGCAGCAGGCCATCTTCCATCACGCCCTGGTGCATCTCACGCAGCTCCTGTCGGATGTAGCGCAGATGACTGACAACCTGTTCTCGTTTGGACTGCGACATCGAACGGGCCCCTGATCAACCCCCTCTTTTACCCCATCGCCGTCTCACTTCCGTCCGAAACGCTCCTTGGCCTGCTCGTAGAAGGCCAGATCCACACCATCCAGGCCGGCTTCACGGGCCATGGATTCGATCCGCCGGCGAATGATCGGCCGCACCACGAAGGGGATCTCCTTGAGGCTGGCTTCCGCGTCGCTGCTCCAGTTCATCGCTGCGGACATGGGGGTCTGGTGCTGGCCGGCGATGACATCCGGGCTGGGGGACCCCTGCCTGCGGCCAGAATGGTGGATGGAGAATAGGGGACTCGAACCCCTGACCTCTGCGGTGCGATCGCAGCGCTCTACCAGCTGAGCTAATTCCCCTTCGATCGCCATTATCACCACCCCGTCCCCCTTCTCGGCCGCCACCTTGGTTGATTCCAGCCTGTCCATCACCCCCGAGCGGCTCGCGGCCTTCGACGACGCGTCCATCGCCGAACTGGCCCGTCGCCTCGAGGAGGACGACTACCCGACACCGTTCGCTGGCCTCGCCGACTGGCACCTGCTGCGGGCCCTGGCGATCCACCGACCCGACCTGATCCAGCCCTACGTCCATCTGGTGGATCAGGAACCGTTCGATGAGGAGTGAGACCCAGCCGGTCTCCCTTGAGGGCCCCAGCGATCCGCTCGCCGGGCGGCGGGTGCTGGTCCTGATCAGCGGCAGTATCGCGGCGGTCAAGCTGCCCCTGCTGGTCAGCGCGCTCGTGCAGCGGGGCGCCCTGGTGCGCTGTGTGCTCAGCCCCAGCGCCGAGCGGTTGGTGAGCGCCGTGGCCCTGGCAAGCCTCAGCCGTGCCCCCTGCCACGTCGAGTCCGACCAGTGGAGCCACCGGGCGGCCCGGCCCCTGCACATCGAGCTGGCCGAGTGGGCCGAGGTGGTGCTGCTGGCTCCCCTCAGTGCCACCAGCCTGGCCCGCTGGGTGCATGGCCTGGCCGACACCCTGCTGGCCAGCACCCTGATCGCCTGCGAGGCCCCCGTGCTGGCCGCCCCGGCCATGAACAGCGCCATGTGGGCCGCCCCGGCGGTGCGTCGCAACTGGCGGGAGCTGCAGGGCTGGGAGCGGGTGCTGCCCCTGGAGCCGGGCAGCGGCCTGCTCGCCTGCGACCGGGTCGGAGATGGCCGCATGGCCGCCCCGGAGCTGCTGCTGCTGGCGCTGGAGTCGCTGCTGGTGGCCGGCTGCCGCCGCGACTGGCGGGGGCGCCGCCTGCTGGTGAGTGCCGGCCCCACCCGGGAGCCCCTGGATCCGGCCCGTTGCCTCACCAACCCCAGCACCGGCCGCATGGGCGTGCTGCTGGCCCAGGCCGCCCGCCTGCGCGGCGCCACCGTCGATCTGGTGCATGGTCCGCTGGCGGTCGATCCGGCCTGGCTGGAGGGCCTGCAGTGCCACGCCGTCGTCACGGCGGCCGAGATGGAAGCGGCGCTGGAGCGGCTGCAGGGCGGTGCCGATGCCATCGCCATGGCCGCCGCCGTCGCCGACCACCGCCGCCGCGCCCCGCAGGCCGCCAAGCTCCCAAAGCAGGCCCTGGCGGAGGCGCTTCGCAGCGAATGGGAGGCGGTGCCCGATCTGCTGGCGGGCCTGGTGCAACGCCGTCCGCCGGCTCAGGCGATCCTGGGGTTCGCGGCCCAGAGCGGCGAGGTGCTCCAGGAGGCACAGGCCAAGTTCGCACGCAAAGGCTGCGACCTGCTGTTCGCCAATCCGATCGATCGCGCCGGTGCGGGGTTCGGGGCCGCCAGCAACGAGGGCTGGCTGCTCGGCCCCAGGGAGCGGCAGCGCCACTTCGGCCCCACCGGCAAACTGGCCCTGGCCCACGCGCTGCTGTCGGCGCTGGCCGAGGCGATGGCGCTCAGGGCTCCGGTTCAGGCGACAGCAGATCCATGAACGTGCGCAGCTGCAGCCGCGGGATGTAGGGCCAGCCGCCGCTGCTTTCCATCTCGGAAAGCAGGGTGAACAGGCCGTTGCGGTCGCTGGGGAGGCTGTTGCGGAAGGGGCCGTCCTGGATGCTGCGGTGCAGGTGTTCGATGCGACGCAGAAGGTCAAGCAGGGCTTCGGGCTCCTGGGCGCGCTGTTCGGCGATCCGGAGCAGGGCGTCGAGGGGCTCCTGGAGATCGGGGGCGGCCTGTGCTGGGGACGGCGGCGCCAAGGGCGTGGAGTCGTCGATCGGGTGGGTGCGGCTCAGGGACATCGTCCTCTCATACAGGTTGTTGAGAGCCCACGCAAGCCGCCTGGAATGGGTGTTTTGCACCGGTAGGATCCCGGCCAGCCCAGTTCCCGTTCCGTCTCTGCGGCTTCTCCCCATGCGTTTCCGTCCCCTGCTGGCCCTCGTGCTGGCTCTGTGCCTGACCCTGGTGTCCGCATGCAGCGGCGGGGCCAAGGCCGTTGATCGGGCCAATCTCACCTACGAAGACATCCACAACACCGGCCTGGCCAACGACTGCCCGACCCTGCCTGATTCCGCCCGCGGCACGATCTCCCTGGATCCGTCGGCCCGTTACCAGCTGAAGGAGATCTGCATGCACCCCTCCGAGGTCTTCGTGAAGGGGGAGCCCGCCAACAAGCGCCAGGAGGCCCAGTTCGTCGCCGGCAAGATCCTCACCCGCTTCACCTCCAGCCTTGATCAGGTCTATGGCGATCTCGCCGTGACAGCGGACGGCCTCAGCTTCAAGGAGCTCGGTGGCATCGACTTCCAGCCGATCACCGTGCTGCTGCCCGGTGGCGAGGAGGTGCCCTTCACCTTCTCCAGCAAGGAGTTGCTGGCCTCCTCCGATGGCACGTCGTTCTCCACCAGCACCGATCTGAAGGGCAAGTACCGCGCCCCCAGCTACCGCACCAGCAACTTCCTGGATCCCAAGGGCCGGGGCCTCACCACTGGCTACAGCAGCGCCGTGGGTCTGGTGCCCGCCGGTGATGAGTTCAGCGGGGAAACCGTCAAGCGCTACGTGGATGGCACCGGCACCATGGACCTCTCGATCACCAAGGTGGATCCCAGCACCGGGGAGTTCGCCGGCGTGTTCACCGCCATTCAGCCCTCCGACACCGACATGGGCACCAAGGCCGTCGTCGACGTCAAGATCACCGGCGAGCTCTACGGCCGTCTCGAGCAGGTCTGAAGACGCGGGCCGGAGATTCCAGCCCAGCTCCAGCCATTCACCGAAGGGGCCTGAGGGCCCCTTTTTCATGGCCGAGCGCCGGTCTGGGAGGATGGATCGAATCCCCTGTGACGCCCCGGCCCGTCGCCATGACGCTCGCCAATACCGCCCATCACTCCGATCTGATCGCCCCCCATGGCGGCAGCCTCGTCGATCTGATGGTGCCGACCGACCACCGGGACGGGGTGCGTGCCGCGGTGGACCGGGTGGTGGACTGCAGTCACCGCAACGCCTGCGACGTGGAGCTGCTGATCGTGGGTGGCTTCTCGCCCCTGCGCGGCTTCATGCACCAGGAGGATTACGAGGCGGTGGTGGCGGGCCACCGCACCACCAGCGGTCTGCTGTTCGGCCTGCCGATCGTCTTCGACACCGACGACGGCAGCATCGCCGTGGGCGAGCGGCTGCTGCTCACCTACCAGGGGCAGGACCTGGCTGTCCTCACCGTGGAGAGCCGCTGGGAGCCGGACAAGGTGGTCGAGGCCAAAGGCTGCTACGGCACCACCTCCCTGGAGCACCCGGCGGTGCGCATGATCGCCACCGAGCGGGGCCGCTACTACCTGGGCGGACGCCTCCAGGGTCTGGCCCTGCCCGAGAGGGTGTTCCCCTGCAGCACGCCCGCTGAGGTGCGCGCCACCCTGCCGGCGGGCGAGGACGTGGTGGCCTTCCAGTGCCGCAACCCCATCCACCGGGCCCACTACGAACTGTTCACCCGGGCCCTCGAGGCCCCCAACGTCAGCAAGGGCGCGGTGGTGCTGGTCCACCCCACCTGCGGCCCCACCCAGGAGGACGACATCGCCGGTGAGGTGCGCTTCGCCACCTATGAGCGTCTGGCGGCTGAGGTGGCCAACCCCCGCATCCGCTGGGCCTACCTCCCCTATGCGATGCACATGGCCGGCCCGCGCGAGGCCCTGCAGCACATGATCATCCGCAAGAACTACGGCTGCACCCACTTCATCATCGGCCGCGACATGGCGGGCTGCAAATCGTCCCTGACCGGGGAGGATTTCTATGGCCCCTACGAGGCCCAGGACTTCGCCCGCGACCAGGCCACCGAACTCGGCATGGAAACCGTGCCGTCGCTCAACCTCGTGTACACCGAGGAGGAGGGCTACGTCACCGCCGAGCATGCCCAGGCCCGGGGGCTGCACATCCGCAAGCTGAGCGGCACCCAGTTCCGCCAGATGCTGCGCGGCGGCGAAGAGATCCCAGAATGGTTCGCCTTCCGTAGCGTGGTGGAGGTGCTCAGGGCCGCAGCCTGAGCCCCGTCCGCCACCGGACACCGTTTAACATTCTGTTACTTTCATCCTCATACTGGAGACAGGGCCGTGAAGAAACGCTGGCGCAACGCGGGGCTCTACGTGCTCCTGGTGATCGTGATGATCGCGGTGGGCACCGCCTTCCTGGAGCGTCCTGACCCGGCCCGGGCCCCCCGCACCCTGCGTTACAGCGATTTCGTCGAGGCCGTGCAGTCCAACGAGATCTCCCGGGTGCTGATCTCCCCCGACCGCGGCACCGCCCAGGTGGTGGAGAACGACGGCCAGCGCGCCGTGGTGAACCTCGCCCCCGACAAGGACCTGCTCAAGCTGCTCACCGACCACAACGTCGACATCGCCGTGCAGCCCAACCGGGAGCCGGCGGCCTGGCAGCAGGCGATCGGCAGCCTGATCTTCCCGCTGCTGCTGCTTGGCGGGCTGTTCTTCCTGCTGCGCCGCGCCCAGGGCGGCGGCGGCAACCCGGCCATGAACTTCGGCAAGAGCAAGGCCCGGGTGCAGATGGAACCCCAGACCCAGGTCACCTTCGGTGATGTGGCCGGTATCGAGGGCGCCAAGCTCGAGCTCACCGAGGTGGTCGACTTCCTCAAGAACCCCGACCGCTTCACGGCAGTGGGGGCCAAGATCCCCAAAGGTGTGTTGCTGGTGGGCCCCCCCGGCACCGGCAAGACCCTGCTCGCCAAGGCCGTGGCCGGTGAAGCGGGTGTGCCCTTCTTCTCGATCTCCGGTTCGGAGTTCGTGGAGATGTTCGTGGGCGTGGGCGCCAGCCGCGTTCGCGATCTGTTCGAGCAGGCCAAGAAGAATGCCCCCTGCATCGTCTTCATCGATGAGATCGATGCCGTGGGCCGTCAGCGTGGCGCTGGCCTCGGCGGCGGCAACGACGAACGCGAGCAGACCCTCAACCAGCTGCTCACCGAGATGGACGGCTTCGAGGGCAACACCGGCATCATCATCGTGGCGGCCACCAACCGCCCCGATGTGCTCGATTCGGCCCTGATGCGGCCGGGCCGTTTCGACCGCCAGGTGGTGGTCGACCGTCCCGACTACGCCGGCCGGCTGCAGATCCTCGGCGTCCATGCCCGCGGCAAGACCCTCGCCAAGGATGTGGACCTCGACAAGGTGGCCCGCCGCACCCCCGGCTTCACCGGGGCCGACCTGGCCAACCTGCTCAACGAAGCGGCGATCCTCGCCGCCCGGCGCCAGCTGACCGAGGTGTCGATGGATGAGGTCAATGACGCCATCGAGCGGGTCATGGCCGGCCCCGAGAAGAAGGATCGGGTGATGAGCGAGCGGCGCAAGCGCCTGGTGGCCTACCACGAGTCCGGCCACGCCCTGGTCGGGGCCCTGATGCCCGATTACGACCCCGTCCAGAAGATCAGCATCATTCCCCGTGGCCAGGCCGGCGGTCTCACCTTCTTCACCCCCAGCGAAGAGCGGATGGAGTCGGGCCTGTACTCCCGTTCCTACCTGCAGAACCAGATGGCCGTCGCCCTGGGTGGCCGCGTCGCCGAGGAAATCGTCTATGGCGAAGATGAAGTCACCACCGGCGCCTCCAACGACCTCCAGCAGGTGGCCCGCGTCGCCCGCCAGATGGTCACCCGCTTCGGCATGAGCGACCGCCTCGGCCCGGTGGCCCTCGGCCGTGCCCAGGGCGGCATGTTCCTCGGTCGCGACATCGCAGCCGAGCGCGATTTCTCCGAGGACACCGCCGCCGCCATCGACGAGGAGGTGTCCCAGCTGGTGGCGGATGCCTACCGCCGCGCCACCGATGTGCTGCTCGCCAACCGGGCCGTGCTCGATGAGCTGGCCGAGATCCTGGTGGAGAAGGAGACGGTGGATGCCGAGGAGCTCCAGGAGCTGCTGATCTCCCGCAACGTCACGGTGGCGGCCTACGTCTAGGCCTCCCAGCGACTCCCTGATCGCGTCCCTGCACCACCAGCCCCTGCTGGTGGTGCTTCGCCATCGGCAGCCCTCCTTACTGGTTCCGCAACTCGAGCAGCTGCGTGATCTGGGGGTCTGGCACACGGAGATCGCCTGGGGCCCCGGCGCCGACTGGATCACCCAGTGCCAGCAGCTGATCGCCGGC
This Cyanobium sp. AMD-g DNA region includes the following protein-coding sequences:
- the coaBC gene encoding bifunctional phosphopantothenoylcysteine decarboxylase/phosphopantothenate--cysteine ligase CoaBC; its protein translation is MRSETQPVSLEGPSDPLAGRRVLVLISGSIAAVKLPLLVSALVQRGALVRCVLSPSAERLVSAVALASLSRAPCHVESDQWSHRAARPLHIELAEWAEVVLLAPLSATSLARWVHGLADTLLASTLIACEAPVLAAPAMNSAMWAAPAVRRNWRELQGWERVLPLEPGSGLLACDRVGDGRMAAPELLLLALESLLVAGCRRDWRGRRLLVSAGPTREPLDPARCLTNPSTGRMGVLLAQAARLRGATVDLVHGPLAVDPAWLEGLQCHAVVTAAEMEAALERLQGGADAIAMAAAVADHRRRAPQAAKLPKQALAEALRSEWEAVPDLLAGLVQRRPPAQAILGFAAQSGEVLQEAQAKFARKGCDLLFANPIDRAGAGFGAASNEGWLLGPRERQRHFGPTGKLALAHALLSALAEAMALRAPVQATADP
- the psbO gene encoding photosystem II manganese-stabilizing polypeptide; amino-acid sequence: MRFRPLLALVLALCLTLVSACSGGAKAVDRANLTYEDIHNTGLANDCPTLPDSARGTISLDPSARYQLKEICMHPSEVFVKGEPANKRQEAQFVAGKILTRFTSSLDQVYGDLAVTADGLSFKELGGIDFQPITVLLPGGEEVPFTFSSKELLASSDGTSFSTSTDLKGKYRAPSYRTSNFLDPKGRGLTTGYSSAVGLVPAGDEFSGETVKRYVDGTGTMDLSITKVDPSTGEFAGVFTAIQPSDTDMGTKAVVDVKITGELYGRLEQV
- a CDS encoding PCP reductase family protein produces the protein MSAAMNWSSDAEASLKEIPFVVRPIIRRRIESMAREAGLDGVDLAFYEQAKERFGRK
- a CDS encoding DUF2555 domain-containing protein: MVDSSLSITPERLAAFDDASIAELARRLEEDDYPTPFAGLADWHLLRALAIHRPDLIQPYVHLVDQEPFDEE
- the sat gene encoding sulfate adenylyltransferase, which translates into the protein MTLANTAHHSDLIAPHGGSLVDLMVPTDHRDGVRAAVDRVVDCSHRNACDVELLIVGGFSPLRGFMHQEDYEAVVAGHRTTSGLLFGLPIVFDTDDGSIAVGERLLLTYQGQDLAVLTVESRWEPDKVVEAKGCYGTTSLEHPAVRMIATERGRYYLGGRLQGLALPERVFPCSTPAEVRATLPAGEDVVAFQCRNPIHRAHYELFTRALEAPNVSKGAVVLVHPTCGPTQEDDIAGEVRFATYERLAAEVANPRIRWAYLPYAMHMAGPREALQHMIIRKNYGCTHFIIGRDMAGCKSSLTGEDFYGPYEAQDFARDQATELGMETVPSLNLVYTEEEGYVTAEHAQARGLHIRKLSGTQFRQMLRGGEEIPEWFAFRSVVEVLRAAA
- the ftsH3 gene encoding ATP-dependent zinc metalloprotease FtsH3, with protein sequence MKKRWRNAGLYVLLVIVMIAVGTAFLERPDPARAPRTLRYSDFVEAVQSNEISRVLISPDRGTAQVVENDGQRAVVNLAPDKDLLKLLTDHNVDIAVQPNREPAAWQQAIGSLIFPLLLLGGLFFLLRRAQGGGGNPAMNFGKSKARVQMEPQTQVTFGDVAGIEGAKLELTEVVDFLKNPDRFTAVGAKIPKGVLLVGPPGTGKTLLAKAVAGEAGVPFFSISGSEFVEMFVGVGASRVRDLFEQAKKNAPCIVFIDEIDAVGRQRGAGLGGGNDEREQTLNQLLTEMDGFEGNTGIIIVAATNRPDVLDSALMRPGRFDRQVVVDRPDYAGRLQILGVHARGKTLAKDVDLDKVARRTPGFTGADLANLLNEAAILAARRQLTEVSMDEVNDAIERVMAGPEKKDRVMSERRKRLVAYHESGHALVGALMPDYDPVQKISIIPRGQAGGLTFFTPSEERMESGLYSRSYLQNQMAVALGGRVAEEIVYGEDEVTTGASNDLQQVARVARQMVTRFGMSDRLGPVALGRAQGGMFLGRDIAAERDFSEDTAAAIDEEVSQLVADAYRRATDVLLANRAVLDELAEILVEKETVDAEELQELLISRNVTVAAYV